The DNA window CAACAACACCCCCAGAAAtcactgaatatttttttcacttaaaaaggtgccaattggccaggcgcagtggctcaagcctgtaatcccagcactttgggaggccgagacgggcggatcacgaggtcaggagatcgagaccatcctggttaaccccgtgaaaccccgtctctactaaaaaatataaaaaactagccgggcgaggtggcgggcgcctgtagtcccagctactcgggaggctgaggcaggagaatggcgtaaacccgggaggcggagcttgtagtgagctgagatccggccactgcactccagcctgggtgacagagagagactccatctcaaaaaaaaaaaaaaaaaaaaaggtgccaaTTTACTAAATGGTGCCGATTTACATTTTAAGCCAGCTTCAGACAAAGTATCctaaaacacagattttttttttttttttttggaaacgaggtcttgctctgtcactcaggctggagtacagtggtgtgatctcagctcactgcaacctctacctcctgggttcaagtgatcctcccacctcagccccccaagtagctgggaccacaggtgcacaccaccatgccctgctaatttttaaatattttctagagacggggttttgctatgttgcccaggctattctcaaacttctgggctcaagcaatttcactgcctcggcctcccaaagtgctgggattacaggtgtgagccactgcactggccctAAAACACAGATTTCATCATGTCCCTTCTCACTTAAGAACCTGcaactggccgggtgcggtggctcacgcctgtaatcccagcactttgggaggccgagacgggcagatcacgaggtcaggagatcgagaccaccctggctaacacggtgaaaccccgtctctactaaaaacacaaaaattagccaggtgcggtggcgggtgcctgtagtcccagctacacgggaggctgaggcaggagaatggtgtgaacccgggaggcggagcttgcagtgagtggagatagtgccactgcactccagcctgggcgacagagagagactctgtctcaaaaaaaaaaaaagaacctgcaaCTGAGCCCAGGCCCAGAGGCTTATGCCtgttatgccagcactttgggaagctggggcaagaggatctcttgaggccaagagttcgagaccaacctgggcgatatagggagaccttgtctctacaaataatttaaaaaattagccaggcatggtggcgcgcaccagtggtcccagctacttgggaggcagaggcaggaaggtaGCTTCagccaaggctgaagtgagccatgattgtgtcacccatactgtagcctgggcaacagagactctgtctcaaaaataaaacacaaaaggccgggcacggtagctcatgcctgtaatcccagcactttggaaggtcgaggcaggtggatcacctgaggtcgggagttcaagaccagcctgactaatatggcaaaaccctgtctctactgaaaatacaaaaattagctgggtgtggtagcgtgcgcctgtagtcccagctaattgggaggctgagacaggagaattgcttgaacctgggaggcgaaggttgcagtgaaccgagatcgtgccactgcactccagcctgggtgacagggcgagactctgtcttgaataaataaataaatacccccAAAACAAACTTTAATTCAGGTTGTATCACCTCAGAGCACTTCTTAGTGGCTGTGGAGGAAAGAGTGTATTGATTTGGCGTCAGAGGACACGAGGTCTAGTGTGTCTTTTATGTACCAGCTGTGTGAtgttggacaaattacttaacctccctgAACTGATTTCCTATGATGATAAATGACGAAAAAACCTCCCTCAAAAAACTGAGATAATGAATGCATGTGCAAGTGCATTGTGCAGGGTAAAACACTATTCAAATGGTAACAATGCTATGTCACCCCTCTAGTAAAAGTGGGAACCCCTTTAGTAGGGTGAATTGTGAAGCTTAGTGCTGGGCAACTCAATCTCCGTTTTTAATAAATGCTTGCTTAATTCATGAACAAATATCTATCAGGCCTTAATTCACCCCTGATTATTTATATGTACTGCTTTGCAATTTTCTAATCATTCTCCGTGGTGGTCTTTCATTTAGGGTGACGAACTGTCCTGGTTTTCCTAGGTCTAAGGGAATGTGGGGATTTCTGGGGAGGCGGGGGTGtggttcttattttatttgtttaattttttgtccccatcatggaatgttttttggtttttttggagtggccagggtctcactctcttgcccaggctggagaacagtagcatgatcacagctcactgtcaccttgacctcctgggtcaagcgatcctcccacctcagcttgtggagcagcagggaccacaggtatgcaccaccatgactggctaatttaaaaactttttttttttttttgagatggagtttcgctctgttgcccaggctggagtgcagtggcacaatctcggctcgctgcaacctctgcctccagggttcaagcaatcctcctgactcagcctcccaagtagctgggattaaaggcctgccaccacacctggctaatttttgtatttttcatagagacagggtttcaccgtgttggtcaggctggtctggaactcctgacctcaagtgattcacctgcctcggcctctcaaagtgctgggattacagacgtgagccactgcacctggccaaattgaATTAAATCTTTTAATAAGTGATGTATTAGTAATTCAGAATatcaatttcaaatatttctgttaCCTTCCGAGGGCAGCCCCTTCCCTGCTTGAGATACCGGAGAAGGAATGGAAAGGGAGCAAGTGCTGGGAGCGGGCATTACTTGGGGGTGGGTTGTATGTTGGATTTCAATGGACTCTCCACTGAGGAGCCCATTTTCTAGGGAGATCTAGAATATTTGCAACTGGCAGAGAGCAGGATAAGGCTTAATGGACTGACCCACCACTCTGTCCAGTGCCTCTGCTGGTCACATGTTCCCCACACACCACGTGTGCTTGCCACCTCTTCACGTCTCACTTTCCAAAGTTACAGCTTCTAAGTTTCAGATTCATTTACACAGTTCTATTTTTGCCTATGTACTTCCTGATATAGATCTCTGTGTCATGTATGTTTGAGGGTCCCTGGGGTCACATCCCACTGAAGTCTAGGAATATTAGCTTTAAACAGctaattttctcttatttagtTGCAGAGAAGTTCCTGTTCCAGGCTTGAGCGCTGGCCCGCCTCCaggctttctctctgtttctgcaGCAGTCCTTGTCTCTCAGCAGGGACAGTCTCTTCTGTGGCTCACAGTCTCTCACACCACAGGGACTTTTCACTACCAGCACCACCTGCTGTCCTGATTCCCAGAggcctccctccctttccaccTGGCCTCTGAGCTGCCCTCTAGTTGACACACTTTGGGGTTTGCAGGCTGGCCAAGAACAGGGAGGGGCTGCCCTGGTTTGGGGTGATGGGTGATCTGGAAATAGCCTTGGCGGAGGGATCTGGTTCTGAAGTTAGCACTGAAGGCTTTGTCTGTGCTTGTAATGCCTGATACTTAGCCACCAGGAAAAGGAGGTGTCTTTGCAGCTCCATTTCTCCCCCACAGGGCATGTATTCACCCCTCTGGGTTGGTGGCTGTAGTACTAACCAGACATAACTTTTATTCTAGACTACCTGGTGTTTTCTCCTGCTCAGGGCTTTACATGCTACTTTACTGGATCCTCCAAAGGAGGGCCTGGGGGTTGCTTATGGCCTGGAAGTGGGCCAGGTGGCCACTCACATACAGCAGCCTCAGTACTTGTGCCAGTTTGTGATCCCCCACTCAGCACCAGCACTCGTGCAGATGCCTGGCACAACTTATGCAAGGTTGGTCTttaagggaaggggaaggaaaggagaactgAGGCAAGGAAACTAGTGGTACAGAAGTAGGAGGAGGAGCTGAGAAAGGACCAGGTGCACACTGGTTTTCACTGAAGTCATCTTCCTTCCTTTTGGGAGAATAGGCAGCTGGTTCACACCAACCAGGCTGGCTCTCCCTGAGTCAGCCCCCTGAAGACACTGGCAACTGATAGTGACAGGCTGGTTGTCTTGGCTGTGATGTTAACAGGCTCATGGCCTCTCTGCCACCCCTCAGTCAGCCTAGGGCCTGGCTTCTGATGGCCTGTTCTCTGCCCATCAGTCCTGAAAGGGTCCCCTCTGTTCATAGGGGTCTGGCCTGTATATTGTTCTCTCTGTTCACATGTAGAACTTTATGAAAGATAAACAGGTTCATACTTACCTGGCAGGGGGGATAGCTATGAAAGATAAACAGGTTCatagaaggaaaattatattcCCAGGCCAATAGTGAGCAAGTACAGTTGTCTCTTGGTACCCACAGGGCATTGGTTCCAGGACACCCAAGAAtgccaaaatctgcagatgcttaattaaataaaatgttttagaaaaaataaaatatggccatggctcatgcttgtaatcccagcactttgggaggccgaggtgggtggatcatttgaagccaagagttcgagaccagcctggccaacatagagaaacctcttatctataaaaaatacaaaaattagctgggcatggcggcgcatGTGTGTATCCcggctactagagaggctgaggtacaaCAATTTCTtgacctgggaggaagaggttgcagtgagccaagatggcgccactgcactgcactgggcaacagagtgagactgtctcaaaaaaaatcagaaagaagaaactatataaaatggtatagaatTTACACATAACCTATGCACCTTCTCCTGTAtagtactttaaatcatctctagattacttgtagTACCTGATACAAGGTAAATGCTTGTAAAtcattgttatactgtattgtttttatttgtacttttattgctattatttatttatttatttattattttttatttttttgagacggagtctggctctgtcgcccaggctggagtgcagtggccggatctcagctcactgcaagctccgcctcccgggtttacgccattctcctgcctcagcctcccaagtagctgggactacaggcaccgccaccacgcccggctagttttttgtattttttttagtagagacggggtttcaccgtgttagccaggatggtctcgatctcctgacctcgtgatccgcccatctcggcctcccaaagtgctgggattacaggcttgagccaccacgcccggccgctattatttattattatttttttgagacagtcttgctctgttgcccaggctggagtgcagtggcgtgatcttgactcactgcaagctccgccttttgggttcacgccattctcctgcctcagcctcccgagtagctgggactacaggcgcctgcctccacgcccagctcattttttatttttttgagatggagtctcactctgtctcccaggctggcgcgcagtggcatgatttcaggttactgcaagctccgcctcctgggttcacacccagcagctaggactacaggcgccccccaccacacccagctaatttttttagtagagatggggtttcaccatgttagccaggatggtcttgatctcctgacctcgtgatccacccgcctcagcctcccaaagtgctgggattacaggcgtgaaccaccgcacccggccttattactgtgttttaaaaattagtatctaccacttcatagggttgttgtgaggattcaacAAAATAATGTACTTCTCACAGCATATGTATGCATGTTAGCTGTCACTATGATATATCTTTATGGTGTATAAGAGCCTAATGGGGTCCTGACAATCTACTATGCTCTCAGGATAACCTGCTTTGCCCTTTTTATCCTGAAGATttaggtggtgtgtgcctgtgatcccagctacttaggaggctgagacaggaaggatcgcctgagccagggaggtcaaggatgcagtgagccgtgattatgccactgtattccagcctgggtgacagagtgacagcaagaccctgtctcaaaaaaaaaaaaaaaaaaaaaaagaacccaatcCTGGAGACTTAGGCCCCTATGTATTTACTACCTCCCTGCAATCTTCCACCAGAAGTAGAAGGCACCGGCCATTTAAATTACTGGCGACCACTTGAGACGAGAATTACGGTGCCTTAGCTATGGAACCACTTATGATCCTGCTTACAGTCTAGGCTTTAGATTTGGTCTGTTGACTTGACGTTGCTAGACTCCAACTGCCTGAAACGAGCGGCTCTCCTGGACTGCTTGCTAGAAACTTAGAGGTATTAGGTTGGACTCCACTGCTTGTTCATGGCCTAGTGGCAGGGGTGGTGGCCTTGAGCCTCAGATTGTGGTTAAAAAGACACTCTGAGGTGGAAACATGAAGCTGGTGGAATATTCACCTGATATGGTGAGGGTGGGAGGGAACGGGGACCCAGAAAGGGTCAGACAGAGAACAAAGTAATATCTGTGGGCCTTTTTACCCTGGAAAGGAATTTCAGGTGGGTCAAACCCCACCAGTGTTCTCCAAAACTAGGTAGAAGAAAAACTTAGGGGAAGCTGTTGGTTCAGAATTGAAGATGCTGGAAGTGGGCGAGGACCCTGTCACAGTGATGGAGAAAGAACAGGCATACCCCCACCCCCGGCATCTCCAGAACCCAAAGGCTTTAAAGGGACCAGTGACTTGATTTATATCCAGTgctttattaaagataaataGTCTTATAAGAGGAGAAGTAAATGTGTTCACAGGCCAACAGAGAGTGCATGTATATGAGAAAGAGATACGTGAGGTCCCTGATCTGTGCTCTGAAGGAGTAGTCAGTCAGGCAGGGCCTGGGCCAACCAGTAAGGCAGACAAGGGTCCCTGTCCTGGGGGACTCACTGCTCCTGGGTGCCCCAGGAGATGTAGTCTGGCCGTGTGGCCGCATGGTACTCATCGATGAGCTGCTGCACAATCTCCCTGGATGTGTCCATCTCATCAAAGTTGTCCTTGAACATGTCCTCCTTGCGGAACTGCTCCAGGAAGGCCTCCCGCTTCCGCAGCTTGTCATACTGGCGACAGGTTCTCTCGAAGAGCTTGGGGTGTGCAGAAAACAGGGGTTACAAAGACCTTAAAAGAATACTATGGCCCAGAAAGCCGGGGAACCAAGGCTGGGCCATGCCCACAGCAAAAAAGCTAGAAGCAGGGCCAGCAGATGCAGAGACGTGAGGTATAGTCAGGAAACTGattcagggaaaaaaagatgCAAACTGTGAGACTCACCGAGGAGATGCTGGTGTGGTTGGCCATCATGAGCCCACTCACCCGGTGGGCCGAGGGCAGGTAGGGAGACTTCCTCGACAGGGCCACTTGGATGCTGGCGGGGCCCCACGGGATGAAGTTGGCCAACTTCCGTTCCCGAATCCTCTGCAGGCTCTTGTGGACCTGGGGTGGGCACACGAGCAGTGGAGGTGGCCTCTCCTCTACCCCTGCGGGTCCAGGGTGCGGGATGAAGGGGCCTCCCCTACCTGGGTGGGGTCCACCTCTCCCTGGATGATGTTGAGGATGGCGATGTAGCAGTGGTTGGTCTGGCGGTCTCGGCCTGTGGACACCATCACGTTCTTGGGCTGCAGCAGCCGCCTCATCACATCCAGGACCGTGGTCTTCCTCACGCTGGCCACCTGATGGGACAGTGAGACAGGAACCCGGCCAGCGCTCAGGGCAGAGTCCCCCCTTTGGCTTCTCCTTGGCAGAAACCAAAGGCAGAGGGAGGGTAGAGAGCAAGTCAGCAAGAAAGTCGCCTGCTCTGTGCTAGTCCCTGAGCACAGTGCCTCGGGGCCTGCAAAGGGCAGCTCCTGGGGCAGTGGGGAAGACAGAAAGGCTAGGGCAGGGCCTGCTGGGTCCAGGGCCGGCCTGGCCTGGGACACTGAAGGCTGCTCTTACTGATTGGTCCGTAGTGAGCGGGGTGTAGCCGGTCATGAGGAAGTGGAGCCGTGGGGTGGGAATGAGCGAGGCGATGAGGCCGATGAGGTCATTGTTCATGTAGCCAGGGTAGCGCAGGGTGGTGGTGCTGGCCGACATAATGGTGGACACCTGGGGACAGGCGTGCCATGTCATGGGCCTCGGCCACAATGGGACTTCCCTTCCCCAGATGACCCTAAAACAAGGAGGGCTTCTAGTCCAAAGGAGTCCAGGAGTGGGGGCCCACCAGCTGGTTGATCTGGGAGAAGGACGGGTTCTGGATGTGCAGGCGGTCTGTGGCAATCCGGTTCAGGGCTGTGTTGTCTAGCACCACCTGTGGCGACAGAAGAGGGCCACACATCAATGGGGATAGGAAAAACAGGAGCTCTGCCTGACCCTAGGCTCTGAAGCTTAATTTCCTTTGAGTTTTATGGCCAGAAAGATCCACTGAAAAGGGATTTGCACTGACCTAGGGCAAAAGACGGctcaaaatggatttttaaatttttcttttcatcttatttaaacgttctttttttttcttttttcttttttgtttttgagacagcgtttcactttgtcacccaggctggagtgcagtcagtggcacgatctctgttcagtgcagcctctgcctctgaggttcaagtgatccttctgcatgtaccaccactcccgactaatttttgtatatttagtagagatggagtttcaccatgttgcccaggctggtcttgaactcctagactcaagtgatccaactaccttggcctcccaaagtgctgggattatagccatgagccactgcacctggctaaaatggatttttttaaatacatgaaaatgattTAATAGACTTGAGTGGGTATGGGGTGTTGAGAGTTGGGAGAGGTAGAATCCAGGACTTACCACACAATCTGCGTTCTGCGTCAGCCTCTTGAGTGTGAGGAGTGAATTGTAAGGCTGAACCACCACATCGCTCATCTCGTCCTGGTTGGGAAACACTGAGTATGTCTGCACCAGCTTCTTAGGATACCTGGTGGCAGTTGGGGAAAGGATCAGGGCAACAGACTGAAGGCGTTGTGAACATGGTGTTCCCTAACAACTGTCCAGAAGCAGCTAAATCTTGATGGCGAAACTGGGGTGGGGTCAGATCAGTAGAGAAGGCAGCCTTGACTTTTGGAAGTCTGTAACCCTACAGGGGGAAAGGCAGAGACATCTTagactctgggcttccaaatccaCACCTGGCCACACTCCCTCGACTTTCATCCAGGGCTCAGGTTCCAGGCTCCAGTTCCCGCTACTGGGAGTGTGAGGGGGTTCTCAGTCATTGTAACTTCATTTTCCTCTCTATAGGAGGGAATAGAACTCTTTCCTGTTCCAGCAAATATGGAGTTATATCTGCTGGGTCCACTAGTCATTTAGGAAGCCAAGTTGGAAACCTTTCCTAATCCCCAGACACAAACTTACCTGTCATTCAGCCGTTCTAAGAGGTAGGAGCCCAGTCCAGAGCCTGTCCCCCCAGCAATGGAGTGACACAGCACAAAGCCCTGCATGGGGAAGCGGCAGTCAGTATCCAGGTATCTAGTGGCAAGATGTCAAACTAGACCCATCTCATAATTTTTCAGGACTCCCATTTTCCCGAGCCCTTGCTTCCCCTCCAGTCCCCTCACTTATATAGCTTAGGCAACTGCCTTGTTTCCAGCAAGGCCTGACAGCTTCTGTCCAGTGCAAAGGGTACATGAGTGGGTCTCGTTCCTAACAGGTCGCTTCTAGAGGGTGCTGCTAAGCCTTGCCTATGTCGGCTCCTACCAGCATTCCTGGGACACTTACCTCTAGACTATCACTACCATCTGCCTCCCGGTCTATGATGTCAAAAATGTCCTCGTGGATCTTTTCTCCCTGTACAGACATAGGGGAGGGTCAGAGTGGGACAGAACCACGGGACGACTCCAACCTCAGAAAAGCCACCCTCAATTCTCCTTATAGCACCCAGGAGTCCTTTTATGGATTACAGCTGCCTGCTTTTTATCTACATTGAGAGGCGGTACGGTGCAGTGGTTACAAGAAAGCACTCTACACCCAGACTACCTGGGTTCATACattagctctatttttttttttttttttttttgagacggagtctctctctgtctcccagactggagtgcagtgacctgatcttggctcacagcaacctccacctcccgggttcaagtgattctcctgcctcagtctccccaggagctgggattacagacacgtgccaccatgcccagctattttctgtatttttagtagaatcagagtttcactatgttggctaggctggtcttgaactcctgacctcaggtgatctgcccgccttggcctcccaaagtgctaggattacaggcatgaaccactgtgcccggcccattaaCTCTACTTCTATGTAGCTCTGGGCAGCTTACTTAATtgctctatgcctcagtttcctcatctgtacaatg is part of the Chlorocebus sabaeus isolate Y175 chromosome 16, mChlSab1.0.hap1, whole genome shotgun sequence genome and encodes:
- the TUBG1 gene encoding tubulin gamma-1 chain; this translates as MPREIITLQLGQCGNQIGFEFWKQLCAEHGISPEGIVEEFATEGTDRKDVFFYQADDEHYIPRAVLLDLEPRVIHSILNSPYAKLYNPENIYLSEHGGGAGNNWASGFSQGEKIHEDIFDIIDREADGSDSLEGFVLCHSIAGGTGSGLGSYLLERLNDRYPKKLVQTYSVFPNQDEMSDVVVQPYNSLLTLKRLTQNADCVVVLDNTALNRIATDRLHIQNPSFSQINQLVSTIMSASTTTLRYPGYMNNDLIGLIASLIPTPRLHFLMTGYTPLTTDQSVASVRKTTVLDVMRRLLQPKNVMVSTGRDRQTNHCYIAILNIIQGEVDPTQVHKSLQRIRERKLANFIPWGPASIQVALSRKSPYLPSAHRVSGLMMANHTSISSLFERTCRQYDKLRKREAFLEQFRKEDMFKDNFDEMDTSREIVQQLIDEYHAATRPDYISWGTQEQ